From the Musa acuminata AAA Group cultivar baxijiao chromosome BXJ3-1, Cavendish_Baxijiao_AAA, whole genome shotgun sequence genome, the window cagcatcatcatcatcatcattatcatccacATAATCATCAACATCATCCATAAAAAGCGTTAACGCCACGGATCTGAAAATACCGCTCCATCCGCCACCCCGGTTGGCCCGTCTCCCTCGAGCCGGCTGAGGTCGCACCAAGGAGCACAGTGGGTGCAGGTCGAAGCCGCAGGTGCGGCACTGGTAGACCATCCCGCCCACGTGAACCCCGCACACGTCGCACAGGCGGGCGGTACCCGGGCGAGCGTGCAAGGTGAGGAGATGCTGCGGGTGCATGTGGAAGGAGATGGTCGAGGGGCAC encodes:
- the LOC135628323 gene encoding protein VACUOLELESS GAMETOPHYTES-like, translating into MEESPRHVTHFLHPDHPLVYQYHEASFVCSGCRITGDGLRYRCDRCNFELHEHCARCPSTISFHMHPQHLLTLHARPGTARLCDVCGVHVGGMVYQCRTCGFDLHPLCSLVRPQPARGRRANRGGGWSGIFRSVALTLFMDDVDDYVDDNDDDDDAGNPNE